TGGGTTGACGGGGCGTCGGTTCGGCCTTTGGCCCAAACCGGAGCGCAATGAATGGCTCGTCTGGCCTTTTGCTCGCCCTGAGCACTATGCGAAGGCGCTCAAGCATCCGCGCCTTCTATCGGGAAAGCCCTTTGGGGAGAGCTGCCGCGTCGCGGGTGTTTGAGTGCCCACCCGACCTTGGGGTTGGCCGGCCAAAGCCGAACCCCTGGGAACATCTGCCGGACGCCTGCAACGGCCCAACGCCTGGATGCGTCCCTTCGAGGACATGCATCTTCTGAGCGGCTGGTTCGAAAGGACATTTCGCGGCGCCACGGTCAACGACATCCACTCGGCCCTGAACGCGACGAAAGTCGATCGGGTCGTCCAGCCGAAGAACGTCGAGGAGGCGGCCTCGCTCGTCCGCCGACTGGCCAGGGAAGGCAGGAGCCTATCGGTGGCCGGGGGAAGGCACAGCATGGGGGGCCAGCAGTTCTCGACGGCCGACATCCTCCTCGACTCCCGTCGACTCAACCGCGTCCACAGCCTCAATCCCGAGACCGGGCTCTTGAGTGTCGAGGCGGGCACCCAGTGGCCCGAGCTGTTGGCCCATTTGAAGTCCATGCCGTCCAACACAAAGCCGGGCTGGACCTTCCGCCAGAAGCAGACGGGCGGCGACCGGATGAGCCTGGCGGGAAGCCTTTCCTCGAACATCCACAGCCGAGGATTGACGTTTCGACCCTTCGTCGACGACATTGAGAGCCTCACGTTGGTCGGCCCCGAGGGCGAGCCGAGCCGAATCGACCGTTCCAATCCGCTCTTCAACTATGCGGTGGGCGGCTATGGGCTCTTTGGCATCGTAACCCAGGTTGAATTGAGGCTGGTCAAGCGGCACAAGCTTCGCCGCAACGTCGAGATTCGACCCTCCGAAGGGATCCTCGGCGCGTTCGACGAGAAGATCGCGAGCGGCTACGAGTACGGCGACTTTCAGTTCGCCATCGATCCTGCTTCCGAAGACTACTTGCGGAAGGGTGTTTTCTCGACCTACGAGCCGGTGGCCGAGGAAACCCCGATTCCCGCCGCGCAGAAAGGCATCCCAAGCCGGGCGTTCCACCACTTGGTTCGACTGGCACACGAAGACCCGACCCAAGGCTTCGAGCTTTACGCGAGGTTTTATCGCGCCACGAACGACCAGATCTACTGGTCGGATGAGCACCAGATGGCACCGTATCTCGACGGCTACCACAAGAAACTGGATCGCGTGCTGGGAGCAGCGTGCAAGGGCAGCGAGATGATTTCTGAGCTGTACGTGCCCCGAAAGGACCTTGAGGCCTTTCTGGCTGTGGCCAGGACCGAACTCCGGCGCCTCAAGGCAAAGGTCATCTACGGAACGATCCGGCTAATCGAGGCGGAGAACGAGACTGTGCTCGCTTGGGCGACCCAGCCCTGGGCCTGCATCATCTTCAATCTCCACCTCGATCACTCCCCGGAAGGTCTGGTGCTAGCCCGAGACCAGTTCAGGATGCTCATCGATGCCGCCCAGTCATTTGGCGGAAGCTACTACCTCACCTATCACGGCTGGGCTTCCAAAGAGCAGGTGCTCACCTCCTATCCCCGACTGCCCGAGTTCCTGGCGGAGAAGAAGAGACGAGATCCGGCGGACCTGTTCACCT
This portion of the Fimbriimonadaceae bacterium genome encodes:
- a CDS encoding FAD-binding oxidoreductase, whose amino-acid sequence is MRPFEDMHLLSGWFERTFRGATVNDIHSALNATKVDRVVQPKNVEEAASLVRRLAREGRSLSVAGGRHSMGGQQFSTADILLDSRRLNRVHSLNPETGLLSVEAGTQWPELLAHLKSMPSNTKPGWTFRQKQTGGDRMSLAGSLSSNIHSRGLTFRPFVDDIESLTLVGPEGEPSRIDRSNPLFNYAVGGYGLFGIVTQVELRLVKRHKLRRNVEIRPSEGILGAFDEKIASGYEYGDFQFAIDPASEDYLRKGVFSTYEPVAEETPIPAAQKGIPSRAFHHLVRLAHEDPTQGFELYARFYRATNDQIYWSDEHQMAPYLDGYHKKLDRVLGAACKGSEMISELYVPRKDLEAFLAVARTELRRLKAKVIYGTIRLIEAENETVLAWATQPWACIIFNLHLDHSPEGLVLARDQFRMLIDAAQSFGGSYYLTYHGWASKEQVLTSYPRLPEFLAEKKRRDPADLFTSNWYRRIHRLVE